The following are encoded in a window of Impatiens glandulifera chromosome 5, dImpGla2.1, whole genome shotgun sequence genomic DNA:
- the LOC124938519 gene encoding probable calcium-binding protein CML21, protein MGGVVSGKTESLETDIVESKLEAKMVEVMQGRASKGSSLKSFNSIILKFPKIDTSFRKCKDIFKQFDEDRNGTVDQEELKHCFHKLEVNFTEEEINDLFQACDINEDMGIKFNEFIVLLCLVYLLKDKSSAIQAEPLMPNLDSTFETLVDAFVFLDKNKDGYVSKTEMIQAIDETGERSSGRIAMKRFEEMDWDKNGMVNFKEFLFAFTGWVGIDDEDDDEES, encoded by the exons ATGGGAGGTGTTGTTTCGGGGAAGACTGAGTCACTTGAGACCGATATTGTTGAGTCCAAGCTTGAAGCTAAAATGGTGGAAGTTATGCAGGGTAGAGCATCTAAAGGAAGCTCTCTTAAATCATTTAACAGCATTATATTGAAGTTTCCCAAGATTGATACTAGTTTCAGAAAGTGCAAGGATATCTTTAAGCAATTTG ATGAGGACAGAAATGGGACTGTAGATCAAGAGGAGCTGAAACATTGTTTCCATAAGTTGGAGGTTAATTTTACAGAAGAGGAAATTAATGATCTCTTTCAGGCATGTGATATTAATGAGGATATGGGAATCAAGTTCAATGAGTTCATTGTCCTTCTCTGCCTTGTCTACCTTTTGAAGGATAAGTCTTCTGCAATTCAAGCG GAACCATTGATGCCAAATTTGGATTCAACGTTTGAGACATTGGTGGATGCATTTGTGTTCTTGGACAAGAATAAGGATGGATATGTGAGCAAAACAGAGATGATTCAGGCAATAGACGAAACAGGGGAAAGGTCATCTGGCAGAATAGCCATGAAACGATTTGAAGAGATGGACTGGGACAAAAATGGAATGGTGAACTTTAAAGAATTTCTATTCGCTTTCACCGGTTGGGTTGGTATCGACGATGAAGACGACGACGAAGAGTCTTGA
- the LOC124938210 gene encoding uncharacterized WD repeat-containing protein C2A9.03-like: protein MSNRRVDDAEYMADDNEMEGVDDDMDEEFRGDDMEGSDSDVDEYDYLNNKIADTTAAQARKGKDIQGIPWDRLSITREKYRKTRLELYKNYENVTNSSQLVEKECQVTKKRGLFYDFRRNSRAVKSTILHFQLRNLVWATSKHDVYLMSHFSIIHWSSLTGNKSEVLNVSGHVAPCEKHPGSLLEGFTQTQVSTLAVKDNLLVAGGFLGELICKHLNRPGVCFCTRTTYEDNAITNALEIYTKSSGAVHFIASNNDGGVREFDMEKFQLCNHFRFPWPVNHTSQSPCGNLITVVGDSSECLLVDSRIGKTVATLVGHADFSFASAWHPDGFMFSTGNQDKTCRVWDIRNLAKSVNVLKGNLGAIRSIRYTSDGSFMAIAEPADFVHVYDVKNGYKVEQEIDFFGEISGMSFSPDTESLFIGVWDRTYGSLLEFGRRRDYSYLDCII from the exons ATGTCAAATCGCCGAGTGGATGATGCTGAATACATGGCTGATGATAATGAAATGGAAGGTGTAGATGATGACATGGATGAAGAGTTCCGTGGAGATGACATGGAAGGCTCGGACTCTGATGTGGATGAATATGATTACTTG AACAACAAAATAGCTGATACAACTGCTGCTCAAGCTAGGAAGGGGAAAGATATTCAAGGGATCCCTTGGGATAGACTGAGTATTACTAGAGAGAAATATAGGAAAACTAGGTTAGAACTGTACAAGAACTATGAGAATGTTACCAATTCTAGCCAATTGGTTGAGAAA GAATGCCAAGTAACAAAGAAAAGGGGCTTGTTCTATGACTTCAGACGAAATTCAAGGGCTGTGAAATCAACGATACTTCATTTTCAG TTGAGGAACTTGGTATGGGCGACGTCAAAGCATGACGTCTACCTAATGTCTCATTTTTCCATTATTCATTGGTCTTCACTAACTGGTAACAAGTCTGAAGTTCTTAATGTTTCAGGCCATGTGGCACCATGTGAG AAACATCCTGGAAGCTTGCTAGAAGGATTCACCCAAACCCAAGTTAGCACCCTTGCTGTGAAAGATAATTTACTGGTTGCTGGTGGATTCCTAGGCGAACTTATATGCAAG CATTTGAACAGACCTGGAGTATGTTTCTGCACAAGAACTACTTATGAAGATAATGCAATTACCAATGCTCTTGAGATCTATACTAAGTCAAG TGGCGCAGTACATTTCATCGCTTCAAATAACGACGGTGGAGTTAGAGAGTTTGATATGGAGAAGTTTCAACTGTGTAACCATTTTCGCTTTCCCTGGCCAGTGAAT CATACATCTCAGAGTCCTTGTGGTAATCTTATAACAGTAGTAGGAGACAGTTCGGAGTGTTTGTTGGTTGATTCGAGAATTGGAAAG ACTGTCGCTACTTTGGTAGGTCACGCAGACTTCTCGTTTGCATCAGCATGGCATCCAGACGGGTTCATGTTTTCTACAGGTAATCAGGACAAGACATGTAGAGTATGGGATATACGTAACCTAGCGAAGTCTGTCAACGTTCTGAAGGGTAACCTAGGAGCCATTCGATCGATCCGTTACACATCGGACGGTAGCTTTATGGCGATTGCAGAACCAGCAGACTTTGTTCACGTTTACGACGTGAAAAATGGGTACAAGGTGGAGCAGGAAATCGATTTCTTTGGAGAGATATCTGGAATGTCTTTCAGCCCCGACACAGAATCACTATTTATAGGTGTATGGGATCGGACTTATGGTAGCCTCTTGGAGTTTGGCAGACGACGAGACTATTCCTACCTTGACTGTATCATTTGA
- the LOC124940583 gene encoding photosystem I reaction center subunit V, chloroplastic-like: MASALFSSPTFQGLRPLNKPTDHCLFAVSKNSTVRVAGKRQIQRGAAVKAELNPSLVISLSTGLSLFLGRFVFFNFQRENVAKQVPEQNGVTHFEAGDSRAKEYVSLLKSNDPVGFNIVDVLAWGSIGHIVAYYILATSSNGYDPSFFG, encoded by the coding sequence ATGGCCTCAGCCTTGTTCTCATCTCCAACATTCCAGGGTTTGAGGCCTCTGAACAAGCCCACGGATCACTGTCTATTCGCCGTGTCCAAGAATTCCACCGTCCGGGTAGCAGGGAAGAGACAAATCCAACGTGGAGCTGCCGTGAAAGCCGAGCTGAATCCATCTCTTGTGATCAGTCTTAGCACAGGACTGTCTTTGTTTCTTGGAAGGtttgttttctttaattttcaGAGAGAGAATGTGGCTAAACAGGTGCCGGAACAGAATGGAGTGACCCATTTTGAGGCCGGAGATTCTAGGGCTAAGGAATATGTTAGTCTTTTAAAATCGAATGATCCGGTGGGATTTAACATTGTTGATGTGTTGGCGTGGGGATCAATTGGTCATATTGTTGCTTACTATATTCTGGCTACATCTAGTAACGGATATGATCCAAGCTTCTTCGGATAA